The Streptomyces cynarae genome contains a region encoding:
- a CDS encoding FAD-dependent oxidoreductase: MDQGFVDIEQNRYRSGHDSFSSCSTPIARAPLNGVRTIAPAHFQSARRVVPRPHEAPRRPGASAVPYKVASCVGTVLVVLLREAASPDSTHTRSIQILTCCPSSISSLICFAGANMDTTDRSLHADVLVIGFGKGGKTVAGTMGRLGKRVVLVERSERMYGGTCPNVGCVPTKALVHHSRKRRAEDVPQEWYERSVGEVQALTKLFRGGNYDGLNDMDTVTVITGTAAFTDPHTVSIDSGDGRLTVTAGTILINTGSEPIVLDIPGLRSSQYTVTSTELIDTTILPGQLTIIGGGYLGLEFASIYGQFGSQVTVLEAAPKVFGLVDDDVAAVAEGILVDEGIEIVVGAKVTEVRDGESSAIVVYEKDGRQHTLEADAILAATGRAPATGGLALDTAGVRTTERGAVEVDEQLRTSQPHIFALGDVNGGPQFTYISLDDSRIVLDQLLGEGKRSTADRVAIPHAVFITPPLATIGLTEAQARAAGHRVKIASQPVAEITAMPRAYIVEDTRGVMKFVIDAETDEILGAALLSVDAQELINTVALAMRHGIKAAELRDAVYNHPTSTEAFNDVLATIVRADT; encoded by the coding sequence GTGGACCAGGGTTTCGTCGATATCGAACAGAACCGCTATCGGTCCGGCCATGATTCGTTCTCCTCCTGTTCGACACCGATCGCCCGGGCACCGTTGAACGGGGTGCGTACGATTGCGCCTGCTCACTTCCAGAGTGCGCGCCGGGTTGTCCCTCGTCCCCATGAAGCGCCGCGCCGGCCCGGCGCGTCCGCTGTCCCATACAAGGTCGCCAGTTGCGTAGGCACGGTGTTGGTGGTGCTGTTGAGGGAGGCGGCAAGCCCGGATTCGACGCACACCCGTTCGATACAAATCCTTACCTGTTGTCCTTCATCTATTTCGTCCCTCATTTGTTTCGCGGGAGCGAACATGGATACCACTGACCGAAGCCTTCATGCCGATGTACTCGTGATCGGGTTCGGCAAGGGCGGAAAGACGGTGGCCGGGACGATGGGTCGGCTCGGTAAGCGCGTGGTGTTGGTCGAGCGCTCGGAGCGGATGTACGGCGGCACCTGCCCGAACGTCGGCTGTGTACCGACCAAGGCCCTCGTCCACCATTCCCGCAAGCGTCGGGCGGAGGATGTGCCGCAGGAGTGGTACGAGCGCTCCGTAGGCGAGGTGCAGGCGCTGACCAAGCTGTTCCGCGGTGGGAACTACGACGGGCTGAACGATATGGACACCGTTACGGTGATCACCGGTACGGCCGCGTTCACCGACCCGCACACCGTGAGCATCGACTCCGGCGACGGCCGCCTGACGGTCACCGCAGGGACGATCCTGATCAACACCGGGTCCGAGCCGATCGTCCTGGACATCCCCGGCCTGCGGTCCAGCCAGTACACCGTGACCAGCACCGAACTGATCGACACGACCATCCTGCCGGGACAGCTGACGATCATCGGAGGCGGGTATCTCGGCTTGGAATTCGCCTCGATCTACGGGCAGTTCGGATCCCAAGTCACCGTGCTCGAGGCGGCTCCGAAGGTTTTCGGCCTCGTGGACGACGATGTCGCGGCTGTCGCCGAGGGCATCCTGGTTGACGAAGGAATCGAGATCGTCGTCGGTGCGAAGGTCACCGAAGTCCGTGACGGCGAGAGCTCCGCGATCGTCGTCTACGAAAAAGACGGCCGGCAGCACACCCTGGAAGCCGACGCGATCCTGGCGGCCACCGGCCGCGCCCCGGCCACCGGCGGCCTTGCGCTGGACACTGCCGGCGTGCGCACCACCGAGCGCGGAGCAGTCGAGGTGGATGAGCAACTGCGCACCAGCCAGCCTCATATCTTCGCCCTCGGGGATGTCAACGGTGGACCGCAGTTCACCTACATCTCCCTCGATGACAGCCGTATCGTCCTCGACCAGCTCCTCGGCGAGGGAAAGCGCTCCACCGCCGACCGGGTCGCCATCCCCCACGCCGTCTTCATCACCCCGCCTCTGGCGACGATCGGGCTCACCGAGGCCCAGGCGCGGGCCGCCGGGCACCGGGTGAAGATCGCCAGTCAGCCGGTCGCCGAGATCACTGCGATGCCGCGTGCGTACATCGTTGAGGACACCCGCGGGGTGATGAAGTTCGTGATCGACGCCGAGACCGACGAGATCCTGGGCGCCGCTCTGCTCAGCGTCGACGCGCAGGAACTGATCAACACCGTCGCGCTCGCCATGCGGCACGGCATCAAGGCGGCCGAGCTCCGCGACGCCGTCTACAACCACCCCACTTCCACCGAAGCCTTCAACGACGTCCTCGCCACCATCGTCCGAGCCGATACGTAA
- the gnd gene encoding phosphogluconate dehydrogenase (NAD(+)-dependent, decarboxylating) — MTTDTPMQLGMIGLGRMGANLVRRLMRDGHHCVVYDLNESAVRELEGEGAVAAGSLREVVAKLERPRAVWLMLPAAVVQPTLDQLAELLDVDDAVIDGGNSYYRDDIARSAQLAPRRIHYLDCGTSGGVWGLERGYCLMIGGDPEPVARLGPVFRTIAPGTGSAEPTPSRRTDGTAPEGYLHCGPSGAGHFVKMVHNGVEYGMMAAIAEGLSIIEHADAGLRKRTVDAETAPLREPEAYQYEIDVGEVAEVWRRGSVVGSWLVDLTADALARSPKLEEFTGRVSDSGEGRWTVLAAVDEGVPAAVITTALTDRFQSRGLGEFADRVLSAMRSEFGGHSEKRSRP; from the coding sequence ATGACTACCGACACCCCCATGCAGCTCGGCATGATCGGGCTCGGCCGGATGGGCGCGAACCTCGTGCGCCGGCTCATGCGCGACGGCCACCACTGTGTGGTCTATGACCTCAACGAAAGTGCCGTAAGGGAGTTGGAGGGCGAGGGTGCCGTGGCCGCCGGCTCGCTGCGTGAAGTGGTGGCGAAGCTGGAGCGGCCACGGGCCGTCTGGCTCATGCTGCCTGCCGCCGTCGTACAACCCACACTCGACCAGCTGGCCGAGCTCCTCGACGTGGACGACGCGGTCATCGATGGCGGCAACTCTTACTACCGCGATGACATCGCGCGTTCAGCGCAGCTTGCTCCTCGCCGCATTCATTACCTGGACTGCGGAACCTCGGGCGGTGTGTGGGGACTTGAACGCGGTTACTGCCTCATGATCGGCGGCGACCCGGAGCCAGTCGCACGGCTCGGCCCCGTCTTCCGGACCATCGCGCCCGGCACCGGCTCCGCCGAGCCGACGCCGAGCAGACGAACCGACGGAACCGCACCGGAGGGTTATCTGCATTGCGGTCCGAGCGGAGCCGGGCACTTCGTGAAGATGGTCCACAACGGAGTCGAGTACGGCATGATGGCCGCGATCGCCGAGGGACTCAGCATCATCGAGCACGCGGATGCCGGGCTTCGCAAGCGCACCGTCGACGCCGAGACAGCTCCGCTGCGCGAACCGGAGGCCTATCAGTACGAGATCGACGTCGGCGAGGTCGCCGAAGTATGGCGCCGCGGCTCGGTCGTCGGTTCCTGGCTCGTCGACCTCACCGCTGACGCACTGGCCCGGTCACCGAAACTGGAGGAATTCACCGGGCGTGTCTCGGACTCCGGGGAAGGCCGATGGACGGTACTGGCGGCGGTCGACGAAGGTGTGCCCGCCGCCGTGATCACCACGGCGCTCACCGACCGCTTCCAGTCCCGGGGCCTTGGCGAGTTCGCTGACAGGGTCCTGTCCGCCATGCGCAGTGAGTTCGGCGGACACTCCGAGAAGAGGAGCCGACCGTGA
- a CDS encoding haloacid dehalogenase type II: MTRVVAFDVNETLLDLSVLDKPFESLFGESALRTQWFVLMLQLSFVGGLTGSYVDFGTAQRAALHMLGRREGVRLTEEQVQQTVDLMTSLPPYPEVPGALRRLTETDLKVVALTNSTESVAEAQLSHAGIRDAFDRVFSADNVRRLKPAPEPYLSVARSFDVSPGEVRLVAAHAWDVSGALLAGCEAAFVSRPGMVPSPLGPQPDIVERDVAAVVERIIRATAC, encoded by the coding sequence ATGACGCGAGTCGTTGCTTTCGACGTGAACGAGACGTTGCTGGATCTGAGTGTGCTGGACAAGCCGTTCGAGAGTCTGTTCGGAGAGAGCGCCCTGCGTACCCAGTGGTTCGTCCTGATGCTGCAATTGTCCTTCGTGGGTGGTCTGACCGGCTCGTACGTGGATTTCGGCACAGCACAGCGTGCTGCCTTGCACATGCTCGGGCGACGGGAAGGCGTGAGGCTAACCGAGGAGCAGGTGCAGCAGACAGTGGATCTGATGACGTCGCTTCCGCCGTACCCAGAGGTGCCGGGAGCGTTGCGTCGATTGACCGAGACGGATCTGAAAGTGGTGGCGCTGACGAACTCCACCGAGTCGGTGGCCGAGGCGCAGTTGAGCCACGCCGGGATTCGTGACGCGTTCGACCGGGTCTTCTCCGCTGACAACGTCCGGCGGCTGAAGCCCGCGCCGGAGCCTTACCTCAGCGTTGCCCGATCGTTCGACGTCAGTCCAGGAGAGGTGCGGTTGGTTGCTGCTCATGCCTGGGATGTCTCCGGCGCGCTGCTCGCGGGATGCGAAGCAGCGTTCGTCAGTCGGCCAGGGATGGTCCCCAGTCCGTTGGGCCCCCAGCCCGACATTGTCGAGCGCGACGTGGCAGCTGTCGTGGAACGCATCATCAGGGCCACCGCCTGCTGA
- a CDS encoding glycoside hydrolase family 65 protein has translation MISHPAYAVEPWCLRETELNLDVLAQSESVFSLSNGHVGWRGNLDEGEPHAHPGSYLNGVHEQHPLPYAEAGYGYPESGQTVINVTNGKLIRLLVDDEPFDLRYGWVRSHERVLDLRAGLLHRVCEWTSPTGTTVRVRSTRLVSFPQRAIAAIAYEVEPLDARTNLVIQSELVANEQLPMRTGDPRAAAALESCLQPEEHTAIDTRLRLVHRTTRSHQRVAAAADHVVRGPESTRTSSESTDDVARVTVTALLEPGETLRLEKLVSYGWSGMRSLPAVRDQVEAALAAARSTGWQGLVDQQRESLDDFWRHADIEVDGDAEIQLAIRFALFHVLQAGRRAEQRAIPAKGLTGSGYDGHSFWDTETFVLPLLTYTSPNCVAEALRWRQDTLPTARARARQLGLRGAAFPWRTITGAECSGYWPAGTAAFHINADIAAAVVRYIWATGDADFERRTGVELLVETARLWHSLGHHDSSGRFHINGVTGPDEYSALSNDNAYTNLMARVNLQAAADAAERHAAQAAALGVDAEEIAAWRDAARAMVVPCNRALGVHEQAAGYTGLDVWDFAGTEPEQYPLLLHFPYFDLYRKQVVKQADLVLAMFLCGDAFEEDHKARNFAYYEPLTVRDSSLSACIQCVMAAEVGHLGLAYDYLGEAALLDLADLERNTRDGLHIASLAGAWIGLVAGFGGMRDYGDTLSFAPRLPERLGRLAFSLLFRRRCLRIDITSSHVTYRLMEGEPLQISHGGELIALSKEAPQTRPVEPPTALPEPPQPPGRRPQPRR, from the coding sequence GTGATCAGCCACCCTGCGTATGCCGTCGAACCATGGTGTCTGCGCGAGACCGAGCTCAACCTGGACGTGCTGGCCCAGAGCGAATCCGTCTTCTCCCTGTCCAACGGGCATGTCGGCTGGCGCGGCAACCTCGACGAGGGAGAGCCGCACGCCCATCCCGGCAGCTACCTCAACGGTGTGCACGAGCAGCATCCGCTGCCGTACGCGGAGGCAGGCTACGGATACCCGGAATCCGGCCAGACGGTGATCAACGTGACCAACGGCAAACTCATCCGGTTGCTCGTCGACGACGAACCGTTCGACCTGCGCTACGGATGGGTGCGTTCCCATGAGCGCGTTCTCGACCTACGTGCCGGCCTGCTGCACCGCGTCTGCGAGTGGACGTCGCCGACCGGCACTACGGTACGGGTGCGCTCCACCAGACTGGTCTCCTTCCCCCAGCGGGCCATCGCCGCCATCGCCTACGAAGTCGAGCCGCTGGACGCCCGGACGAACCTCGTCATCCAGTCGGAACTCGTCGCCAACGAGCAGCTACCCATGCGGACCGGTGATCCCCGGGCCGCCGCTGCTCTCGAGTCCTGCCTTCAGCCCGAGGAGCACACCGCGATCGACACGCGGTTGCGCCTGGTGCACCGCACAACACGCAGTCATCAGCGTGTCGCAGCTGCAGCCGACCACGTGGTGCGCGGCCCTGAATCCACCAGGACCTCCAGTGAGAGTACGGATGATGTGGCCCGCGTCACGGTTACCGCTCTCCTCGAACCCGGCGAGACCCTACGTCTCGAAAAGCTGGTCTCCTACGGCTGGTCCGGCATGCGCTCGCTGCCTGCCGTGCGGGACCAGGTGGAAGCCGCGCTGGCCGCTGCGCGCAGCACCGGCTGGCAGGGACTGGTGGACCAGCAGCGGGAGTCCCTCGACGACTTCTGGCGGCATGCCGACATCGAGGTCGACGGCGATGCGGAAATCCAGCTAGCGATACGCTTCGCTCTCTTCCATGTCCTGCAGGCCGGCCGCCGGGCCGAGCAACGGGCGATCCCGGCCAAGGGTCTTACCGGCTCCGGATACGACGGGCACTCCTTCTGGGACACCGAGACGTTCGTTCTGCCGTTGCTGACGTACACCTCGCCGAACTGCGTCGCCGAGGCCTTGCGCTGGCGTCAGGACACCCTGCCGACAGCGCGTGCCCGTGCCCGCCAGCTGGGACTGCGGGGCGCAGCCTTCCCCTGGCGGACGATCACCGGAGCGGAATGCTCGGGGTACTGGCCGGCAGGGACTGCGGCCTTCCACATCAACGCCGACATCGCCGCCGCCGTCGTGCGCTACATCTGGGCTACAGGTGACGCCGACTTCGAACGCCGGACCGGTGTGGAGCTCCTGGTGGAGACGGCCCGGCTATGGCATTCCCTCGGTCATCATGACTCCAGTGGCCGCTTCCACATCAATGGCGTCACCGGCCCCGACGAGTACAGCGCACTGTCGAACGACAACGCATACACCAACCTCATGGCGCGGGTGAATCTGCAGGCCGCAGCCGACGCCGCCGAGCGCCACGCGGCACAGGCCGCGGCACTCGGCGTCGACGCGGAAGAGATCGCCGCATGGCGCGATGCGGCCAGGGCGATGGTCGTGCCCTGCAACCGCGCCCTGGGCGTCCACGAGCAGGCGGCGGGCTACACCGGCCTCGACGTGTGGGACTTCGCGGGCACGGAGCCCGAGCAGTACCCCCTGTTGCTGCATTTCCCGTATTTCGACCTGTACCGGAAGCAGGTCGTTAAACAAGCGGACCTGGTGCTGGCGATGTTCCTGTGCGGTGATGCCTTCGAAGAAGACCACAAGGCGCGGAACTTCGCCTACTACGAACCGCTGACCGTCCGGGACTCCTCGTTGTCGGCGTGCATCCAGTGCGTGATGGCCGCCGAAGTGGGCCACTTGGGCCTGGCCTACGACTACCTGGGGGAGGCCGCGTTGCTGGACCTGGCGGACCTGGAGAGGAATACCCGCGATGGCCTGCACATCGCCTCTCTCGCAGGCGCATGGATAGGACTGGTTGCCGGGTTCGGCGGCATGCGCGACTACGGAGACACCCTTTCCTTCGCTCCCAGACTGCCCGAAAGGCTCGGCCGGCTTGCTTTCTCGCTCTTGTTCCGGCGACGCTGCCTGCGGATCGACATCACCAGCTCACACGTCACCTACAGGTTGATGGAAGGCGAACCCCTCCAGATCAGCCACGGCGGCGAGCTCATAGCCCTGTCCAAAGAAGCGCCGCAGACCCGTCCCGTCGAGCCGCCCACCGCCCTACCCGAGCCTCCCCAACCACCAGGTCGACGACCCCAGCCACGCCGCTGA
- a CDS encoding HAD family hydrolase, protein MTKLGLPDNLEACLFDLDGVLTKTAVVHAAAWKEVFDDFLRRREGAAFRPFDAVADYAQYVDGRPRIDGIRLFLASRGLELPEGRDDDPPELDTVHGLGNRQNALLLEKIHTQGVEPYAGCARYIDAARAAGLGTAVVSSANCREILISAGLDDRFDVRIDGVLAPERGLPGKPHPDIFLEATHDFGAEPQEAAVFKDALAGMDAGRAGGFGAVVGVDRIGRADALRRHSADIVVSDLSELLEGPT, encoded by the coding sequence ATGACAAAGTTGGGCCTTCCGGACAATCTGGAAGCATGTCTGTTCGATCTGGACGGTGTGCTGACCAAGACTGCGGTCGTTCATGCCGCCGCGTGGAAGGAAGTCTTCGACGACTTCTTGCGGCGGCGAGAGGGGGCCGCCTTCCGTCCCTTCGACGCGGTGGCTGACTACGCGCAGTACGTCGACGGACGCCCCCGCATCGACGGGATACGGCTTTTCCTCGCTTCACGCGGACTTGAGCTGCCGGAAGGAAGAGACGATGACCCACCGGAGCTGGACACCGTGCACGGGCTCGGCAACCGCCAGAACGCTCTCCTCCTGGAGAAGATCCACACGCAGGGGGTCGAGCCATATGCGGGCTGCGCCCGTTACATCGATGCCGCACGGGCGGCGGGGCTTGGCACGGCGGTCGTCTCCAGCGCCAATTGCCGCGAGATCCTGATCTCCGCAGGCTTGGACGACCGCTTCGACGTGCGGATCGACGGGGTGCTCGCCCCCGAGCGCGGGCTTCCCGGCAAGCCGCACCCGGACATCTTCCTCGAAGCCACGCACGACTTCGGGGCCGAACCCCAGGAAGCGGCCGTGTTCAAGGATGCCCTGGCCGGTATGGACGCAGGACGGGCCGGCGGCTTCGGGGCCGTCGTGGGCGTCGACCGCATCGGCCGGGCGGACGCGCTGCGCCGACACAGCGCCGACATCGTGGTGTCGGATCTCTCCGAGCTGTTGGAGGGCCCTACGTGA
- a CDS encoding HPP family protein has protein sequence MTTPADKNGDASRRHPEASGPSYANARHNRPPSRRPPPFNARLSAGGRLLFLSTALLAATGFIGHGIGWILLTTTLGPTAYLLLAHPERAGPRVRDAVLGHASATACGLACLAAFGLWNQPSGLEQHHDTLPQIGAQALAVATTLFILTLLCAHHPPAAATGLLITSGITRPGPLLYGMLTGLAIVICGSALLAKTRWHRRHIRPGLPTSSSDSADGQPSPEATGRRSG, from the coding sequence ATGACCACACCGGCTGACAAAAACGGTGATGCTTCCCGACGCCACCCGGAAGCAAGTGGACCCTCCTACGCGAACGCCCGGCACAACAGGCCGCCCTCCCGACGCCCACCACCGTTCAACGCACGGCTGTCCGCGGGCGGGCGGCTGCTGTTTCTTTCCACGGCACTGCTCGCAGCCACCGGCTTCATCGGTCACGGGATCGGCTGGATCCTGCTGACGACAACCCTGGGGCCGACCGCATACCTCCTACTGGCGCACCCCGAGAGAGCAGGCCCCCGGGTGAGGGACGCGGTGCTGGGACACGCGTCGGCGACCGCCTGCGGACTTGCTTGTCTCGCCGCCTTCGGACTGTGGAACCAGCCCTCGGGGCTGGAACAGCACCACGACACCCTGCCGCAGATCGGGGCACAAGCGCTTGCGGTCGCCACGACATTGTTCATCCTCACCCTGCTGTGCGCCCACCACCCCCCGGCCGCTGCCACCGGCCTGCTCATCACCTCCGGGATCACCCGTCCAGGGCCTCTTCTGTACGGCATGCTCACCGGGCTCGCCATCGTGATCTGCGGCTCGGCGCTCCTGGCGAAGACCCGATGGCACCGTCGCCACATCCGTCCCGGCCTCCCCACCTCGTCATCTGACAGTGCGGATGGCCAACCGAGCCCGGAAGCCACCGGCAGACGCAGTGGCTGA
- a CDS encoding DMT family transporter: MVTILFSTVFALLAAGSNALGTVLQRRAVLTVPASRSLRIGLIRDLLHTPVWFAGILGVIFSAVFQALALATGSLAVVQPIFILELPLALVIGGAVFHVDVTRKAWISVACIVGGLALALFSLAPAGGRAQVPGIWWIPALAITGGIGAALVFAGLRRPVGLMRAAALAAAAAIGNALTAALVKSAVNILSSQGAVAFFLAWQTYSFAAVGAFSLVLLGVAMQGGPLIGSQPALTLGDATVSFSLGVTIYEEHPRSGFWLLPALLGLGVLLYGILALSRTRCLAQCLDPGSDELEATGQPAVTSR, encoded by the coding sequence ATGGTGACGATCCTGTTCTCCACAGTGTTCGCTCTGCTCGCGGCCGGCAGTAATGCACTCGGAACGGTGTTGCAGCGGCGCGCGGTGCTCACTGTTCCTGCGTCGCGGTCATTGAGAATCGGATTGATCCGCGACCTATTGCATACGCCGGTCTGGTTCGCAGGGATTCTTGGTGTCATCTTCTCTGCTGTTTTCCAGGCTCTCGCCTTGGCTACCGGATCACTGGCCGTAGTGCAGCCCATCTTCATTCTCGAACTCCCGCTGGCTCTTGTGATCGGAGGGGCGGTCTTCCATGTCGACGTGACGCGGAAAGCCTGGATCAGTGTGGCCTGTATCGTCGGTGGGCTGGCTTTGGCCCTGTTCTCCCTGGCACCCGCCGGAGGACGCGCACAGGTGCCGGGGATCTGGTGGATTCCGGCACTCGCGATCACGGGCGGGATCGGTGCTGCACTTGTTTTCGCCGGTCTGCGGCGCCCTGTCGGTCTGATGCGGGCCGCTGCCCTTGCGGCAGCTGCAGCCATCGGAAATGCCCTCACTGCCGCGCTGGTCAAGTCGGCCGTGAACATTCTTTCCAGTCAAGGTGCCGTTGCTTTTTTCCTCGCGTGGCAGACTTACAGTTTCGCAGCTGTCGGCGCTTTTTCTCTGGTTTTGCTCGGAGTTGCGATGCAAGGGGGTCCTCTCATCGGATCTCAACCTGCTTTGACACTCGGCGACGCCACGGTGAGTTTCTCCCTCGGTGTGACCATATACGAAGAGCACCCGCGTTCCGGATTCTGGCTCTTGCCCGCACTGCTGGGGCTGGGTGTGCTCCTCTACGGAATTCTTGCGCTATCCCGCACTCGGTGCCTCGCTCAGTGTCTTGACCCGGGTAGCGATGAACTGGAGGCCACAGGGCAGCCCGCTGTGACATCCCGGTGA
- a CDS encoding DUF427 domain-containing protein encodes MTPYTPDYPEMIVPVGHVEPVPRRIRGYAANLPVLDTVRARYVWLWPGYPQYCIPREDIRDGVLLDEGRTMALRIGTAHRHTLRLGDLTRSGAAWEWADDTPAGISGTVSFRWEAIDAWFEEDEQVFVHPRSPYTRVDALRSSRSVRVMLDGAVLADAPSSMMVLETGLPTRYYLDRVHIDWTRMQPTDTVTSCPYKGKTSGYWSVTTDTDTYPDLAWAYDFPTRQVTPIAGLVAFYNERVDLYLDGHLQPRPAAVTRAIWEHEHPA; translated from the coding sequence ATGACGCCCTACACACCGGACTACCCGGAAATGATTGTCCCGGTCGGCCATGTCGAGCCCGTACCGCGCCGCATCCGCGGCTATGCGGCCAACCTCCCTGTCCTCGACACCGTCCGGGCTCGATACGTGTGGCTGTGGCCGGGCTACCCGCAGTACTGCATCCCCCGGGAAGACATCCGCGACGGAGTTCTCCTCGATGAGGGCCGGACCATGGCCCTGCGGATCGGCACAGCACACCGCCACACCCTCCGACTGGGCGACCTCACCCGCTCCGGCGCGGCCTGGGAATGGGCTGACGACACCCCGGCCGGTATCTCCGGTACTGTCAGCTTCCGCTGGGAGGCCATCGACGCATGGTTCGAGGAGGACGAGCAGGTCTTCGTCCACCCCCGCAGCCCCTACACCCGCGTCGACGCACTGCGGTCGAGCCGCAGTGTCCGCGTCATGCTCGACGGAGCCGTGCTCGCAGACGCACCGTCCTCGATGATGGTGCTGGAGACAGGCCTCCCGACGCGCTATTACCTCGACCGCGTGCACATCGACTGGACACGCATGCAGCCCACCGACACCGTCACCAGCTGCCCCTACAAAGGCAAAACCAGCGGTTACTGGTCTGTCACCACCGACACGGACACCTACCCCGACCTCGCCTGGGCATATGACTTCCCGACCCGGCAGGTAACACCCATCGCCGGCCTGGTCGCCTTCTACAACGAGCGCGTAGACCTCTATCTCGACGGACACCTGCAGCCACGCCCCGCCGCCGTCACCAGAGCCATATGGGAGCACGAGCACCCCGCGTGA